A genomic segment from Sulfuritalea hydrogenivorans sk43H encodes:
- a CDS encoding AI-2E family transporter, which translates to MLSPRSDRFLAILALTLLGAGCVLVLWPFLTALIWAAILVSTSWPAFRRLDQLLGERRTLAATLMTLLVTVVLLGPIAAVALALADNVAELGRAATALAQDGLPDAPDWLASLPLLGQTLHDYWQQFVHDGHRLKAELEKLAKPAQVAAIAGGRMVGRGVLDMGLSVFLAFFFFLHGEALARRLRIALERLTGVRATHLLGIMHDTVSGVIYGILGTGLAQGVLAAIGFVIAGVPGAVLLGGATFFLSVVPVGPPLVWGGAAIWLFQQGQPGWAVFVAIWGFFVVSTVDNVIKPFIISRGANLPFAIVFLGVLGGVLAFGVIGAFLGPTLLAVGYRLSTEWTTEAAAPPAEG; encoded by the coding sequence ATGCTGAGTCCCCGTTCCGACCGCTTCCTCGCCATTCTTGCCCTGACGCTGCTGGGGGCGGGCTGCGTGCTGGTGTTGTGGCCCTTCCTCACCGCGCTGATCTGGGCGGCCATTCTTGTCTCGACCAGCTGGCCGGCCTTTCGCCGGCTGGACCAACTGCTGGGAGAACGCCGCACCCTCGCCGCCACTCTGATGACCTTGCTGGTCACCGTGGTGTTGCTGGGGCCGATCGCGGCGGTGGCGCTGGCCCTGGCCGACAACGTGGCCGAGCTGGGCCGCGCGGCGACCGCGCTGGCGCAGGACGGTTTGCCCGATGCGCCGGACTGGCTGGCGAGCCTGCCCTTGCTGGGCCAGACGCTCCACGACTACTGGCAGCAATTCGTGCACGACGGCCACCGCCTGAAGGCAGAGCTGGAAAAACTCGCCAAGCCGGCGCAGGTGGCAGCCATCGCCGGCGGCCGCATGGTCGGCCGGGGCGTGCTGGACATGGGCCTGTCGGTGTTCCTCGCCTTCTTCTTTTTCCTCCACGGCGAAGCGCTGGCCAGGCGCCTGCGCATCGCCCTCGAACGGCTGACCGGCGTGCGCGCCACGCACTTGCTCGGCATCATGCACGACACCGTAAGCGGAGTGATCTACGGCATCCTCGGCACCGGGCTGGCCCAGGGCGTGCTGGCCGCGATCGGCTTCGTCATCGCCGGCGTGCCCGGCGCGGTGCTGCTCGGCGGCGCAACCTTCTTTCTCTCCGTGGTGCCGGTCGGGCCGCCGCTGGTCTGGGGCGGCGCGGCGATCTGGCTGTTCCAGCAGGGCCAGCCGGGCTGGGCGGTCTTCGTCGCCATCTGGGGCTTCTTCGTGGTCAGCACCGTGGACAATGTCATCAAGCCATTCATCATCAGCCGCGGCGCCAACCTGCCCTTCGCCATCGTCTTCCTCGGCGTGCTGGGCGGCGTCCTGGCCTTCGGCGTGATCGGCGCCTTCCTCGGCCCGACCCTGCTGGCGGTGGGCTACCGGCTCTCCACCGAATGGACGACGGAAGCGGCGGCGCCGCCGGCAGAGGGATAG
- a CDS encoding ATP-binding protein, which translates to MERALAPFIRADLGRKMVFLSGPRQAGKTTLARALAEAWPNAQVLNWDVAADRRVMLEQSWSPAAGLLVFDELHKMADWKAWLKGVFDGRREGQAILVTGSARLDAFRQAGESLAGRYFSWRLHPVTVKEWVAVSDASPEVALARILERGGFPEPFLADEATDAARWRTLYLEGVIREDILEFSRVAEIRAMRVFVDMLRSRVGSPLSLASLARDLQISPTTLGRYLEILEALHIVFALRPFHRNIARALLKEPKVYFFDTGLVQGDDGVRFENACAAMLLRHAHFLQDSAGRAMSLHYVRDKEGREIDFVLCENGEPLGFAECKLSDPAVPPYLAAIAERFPAAGASLLVRHLRQPEQRGRVAVERAADWLAQLAA; encoded by the coding sequence ATGGAACGCGCGCTTGCTCCCTTCATCCGGGCCGATCTGGGCCGCAAGATGGTCTTTCTTTCCGGTCCCCGCCAGGCCGGCAAGACCACGCTGGCGCGCGCCCTGGCCGAAGCCTGGCCGAACGCACAGGTGCTCAACTGGGATGTCGCGGCGGATCGGCGCGTGATGCTCGAACAGAGCTGGTCGCCGGCGGCGGGGCTGCTGGTGTTCGACGAGCTGCACAAGATGGCGGACTGGAAGGCCTGGCTGAAAGGCGTGTTCGACGGCCGGCGCGAGGGACAGGCGATCCTGGTCACGGGCAGTGCGCGGCTCGACGCTTTTCGCCAGGCCGGCGAGTCGCTGGCCGGCCGCTACTTTTCCTGGCGCCTGCATCCGGTCACGGTGAAGGAATGGGTCGCGGTGTCCGACGCCTCGCCCGAGGTGGCCCTGGCGCGCATCCTCGAACGTGGCGGCTTCCCCGAGCCCTTCCTCGCCGACGAGGCGACGGACGCCGCGCGCTGGCGAACCCTGTACCTCGAAGGCGTGATTCGCGAGGATATCCTCGAGTTTTCCCGCGTTGCCGAGATTCGCGCCATGCGCGTGTTCGTCGACATGCTGCGCAGCCGCGTCGGCTCGCCGCTGTCGCTGGCCTCGCTGGCGCGCGACCTGCAGATTTCGCCGACCACGCTCGGCCGCTATCTGGAAATCCTCGAAGCCTTGCACATCGTGTTTGCGCTGCGGCCCTTCCACCGCAACATCGCGCGCGCCCTGCTCAAGGAGCCCAAGGTCTATTTCTTCGACACCGGCCTGGTACAGGGTGACGACGGCGTCCGCTTCGAGAATGCCTGCGCCGCGATGCTGCTGCGCCATGCCCACTTCCTGCAGGATTCCGCCGGCCGCGCCATGAGCCTGCACTATGTGCGCGACAAGGAAGGGCGCGAAATCGACTTCGTGCTCTGCGAAAACGGCGAACCGCTGGGGTTCGCCGAATGCAAGCTCAGCGATCCGGCGGTGCCGCCCTATCTCGCGGCGATCGCCGAGCGCTTTCCCGCCGCCGGTGCCAGCCTGCTGGTGCGCCACTTGCGCCAGCCGGAACAGCGCGGGCGTGTTGCCGTCGAGCGCGCCGCGGATTGGCTGGCGCAACTGGCCGCCTGA
- a CDS encoding acetyl-CoA C-acetyltransferase produces the protein MTQFAPVYIVDGARSPFLKSRNVPGPFSASDLATISGRALLARQPFAPEQLDEVIVGCAGPSVDEVNIGRVIALRLGCGHKVPGWTVMRNCASGMQAIDSAIANIQNGRSQLVMAGGVDALSRTPLLYSDSMVLWFSKMAQARTLGARLGMFAKLRPAMLLSPVIGIVKGLTDPVVNLMMGQTAENLAWKFGISRRQMDAFSVDSHKKVAAAQAAGRFDEIVPLIDTDGKVYAADDGVRHDSSEQNLAKLKPFFDRKYGKITPGNSSQITDGAAWLLLASSEAVEKYGLQPIGKITDTQWAGLDPAQMGLGPVHAATPILQRHGLGVNDLDAWEINEAFAAQVMGCIKAWEDPAYCKEQLGLEAPLGTLDPAKLNVDGGAIALGHPVGASGARIVLHLLHILRRDHDGKRGKRGIATICIGGGQGGAVLVETV, from the coding sequence ATGACCCAATTTGCTCCCGTGTATATCGTGGATGGCGCGCGATCGCCCTTCCTCAAATCGCGCAACGTACCGGGGCCGTTTTCGGCGTCCGACCTTGCCACGATATCCGGCCGTGCCCTGCTGGCGCGCCAGCCTTTCGCCCCCGAGCAGCTCGACGAGGTGATCGTCGGCTGTGCCGGGCCGAGCGTGGACGAAGTCAACATCGGCCGCGTCATCGCGCTGCGCCTCGGCTGCGGCCACAAGGTGCCGGGCTGGACCGTGATGCGCAACTGCGCCTCGGGCATGCAGGCCATCGATTCGGCCATCGCCAACATCCAGAACGGACGCTCGCAGCTGGTCATGGCGGGCGGCGTCGATGCGCTGTCGCGCACGCCGCTGTTGTATTCCGACAGCATGGTGCTGTGGTTCTCGAAGATGGCGCAGGCGCGCACGCTCGGCGCCAGGCTCGGGATGTTTGCCAAGCTGCGGCCGGCGATGCTGCTGAGTCCGGTGATCGGCATCGTCAAGGGCCTCACCGATCCGGTGGTGAACCTGATGATGGGCCAGACGGCGGAAAACCTGGCCTGGAAATTCGGCATCTCGCGCCGGCAGATGGACGCGTTTTCCGTCGACAGCCACAAGAAGGTGGCCGCCGCGCAGGCCGCCGGCCGCTTCGACGAAATCGTGCCGCTGATCGACACGGACGGCAAGGTGTATGCGGCGGACGACGGCGTGCGCCACGATTCGAGCGAGCAGAACCTGGCCAAGCTGAAGCCCTTCTTCGACCGCAAGTACGGCAAGATCACGCCGGGCAACAGCTCGCAGATCACCGACGGCGCGGCCTGGCTGTTGCTGGCGTCAAGCGAGGCCGTCGAGAAATACGGGTTGCAACCGATCGGAAAGATCACCGACACGCAATGGGCCGGCCTCGACCCGGCGCAGATGGGCCTCGGCCCGGTACATGCCGCGACGCCCATCCTGCAGCGCCACGGCCTGGGCGTGAATGACCTCGACGCCTGGGAAATCAACGAAGCCTTCGCCGCGCAGGTGATGGGCTGCATCAAGGCCTGGGAAGATCCGGCCTATTGCAAGGAACAGCTCGGCCTCGAGGCCCCACTCGGCACGCTCGACCCGGCGAAGCTGAATGTCGATGGCGGCGCCATCGCACTGGGCCATCCGGTCGGCGCCTCGGGCGCGCGCATCGTGCTGCACCTGCTGCACATCCTGCGCCGCGACCATGATGGCAAACGCGGCAAGCGCGGCATCGCCACCATCTGCATCGGCGGCGGGCAGGGCGGCGCGGTGCTGGTGGAAACGGTGTAG
- a CDS encoding TIR domain-containing protein — protein MPFHTIAILSGDRQKTIPNRSESEVLSEIVLPFIANGVITAKWGQKVQSYQVLELRIYETKTPWNKKSGTVIADIIKGKKNLYGRFAAKAESLLSTKKPKVFVITPIQGEKHGDQDQQRIFKEYDQRFEAVEQVISEAGAVAIRIDKEHALEDLVGRIKKEIRSAQFVVADLTDERPSCYFEAGYAEALGKKVIYIASKQSVAKPGTKTVIHFDIHMNMNYFTNHEELKEKLSSAIEKNRESLFEEG, from the coding sequence ATGCCATTCCATACTATTGCCATCCTGTCTGGAGATAGGCAGAAAACAATTCCGAATCGTTCAGAAAGCGAAGTTCTCTCGGAGATCGTGCTTCCCTTTATTGCAAATGGCGTTATCACCGCTAAGTGGGGACAGAAAGTTCAGTCCTATCAAGTCCTGGAACTTAGGATTTACGAAACCAAAACTCCATGGAACAAGAAGAGCGGAACTGTTATTGCGGACATTATCAAGGGCAAGAAGAATCTGTATGGCCGCTTTGCCGCCAAAGCCGAGTCGCTCTTGTCAACAAAGAAGCCAAAGGTTTTTGTTATCACCCCGATTCAAGGCGAAAAGCATGGGGATCAGGACCAACAGAGAATATTCAAAGAGTATGACCAGAGATTCGAGGCCGTTGAGCAAGTGATCTCTGAGGCAGGCGCTGTAGCGATCAGAATTGATAAAGAACACGCCCTAGAAGATCTTGTCGGAAGAATCAAAAAGGAAATTCGGAGCGCTCAGTTCGTCGTGGCAGACCTTACGGACGAAAGGCCATCGTGCTACTTCGAAGCAGGTTACGCTGAGGCATTGGGGAAGAAGGTTATTTACATAGCCAGCAAACAAAGTGTGGCCAAGCCTGGCACCAAGACGGTCATACATTTCGATATTCATATGAACATGAACTATTTCACCAATCACGAAGAGTTGAAAGAGAAGCTGTCCAGTGCCATCGAAAAGAACAGAGAATCACTGTTTGAAGAAGGCTAA
- a CDS encoding TetR/AcrR family transcriptional regulator, whose protein sequence is MEPDTRSRILDAAENLFVEHGLDATTLRMITAEAKANLAAVNYHFGSKEALIEAVFRRRLSWLNEQRIAVLDALEAEAGGAPLKPRQIVESYFGVTIRMAASSPGGKTFMRLLGRTYTEPSEFVRNFLAEEHAELIARYKAAFFKALPDVPQEEFLWRFHFMMGALAYAVSGADALRILGPIDDSDPEALYARLMSFLIGGLRAPLPEIRTKSARKSGTKKAA, encoded by the coding sequence ATGGAACCCGATACCCGCTCCCGCATCCTCGACGCCGCCGAAAACCTGTTCGTCGAACACGGCCTCGACGCGACCACGCTGCGCATGATCACCGCCGAGGCGAAGGCCAATCTGGCCGCGGTGAACTACCACTTCGGCTCGAAGGAGGCGCTGATCGAGGCGGTGTTCCGCCGCCGCCTGAGCTGGCTCAACGAGCAGCGCATTGCCGTGCTCGACGCGCTGGAAGCCGAGGCCGGGGGCGCGCCGCTGAAGCCGCGGCAGATCGTCGAATCCTACTTCGGCGTGACGATCCGCATGGCGGCATCGAGCCCCGGCGGCAAGACCTTCATGCGCCTGCTGGGCCGCACCTATACCGAGCCCTCGGAATTCGTGCGCAACTTCCTGGCCGAGGAGCATGCGGAACTGATCGCCCGCTACAAGGCGGCCTTCTTCAAGGCCCTGCCCGACGTGCCGCAGGAAGAATTCCTCTGGCGCTTCCATTTCATGATGGGCGCCCTGGCCTACGCGGTGTCCGGCGCGGACGCGCTGCGCATTCTCGGCCCCATCGACGATTCCGATCCCGAGGCGCTTTACGCCCGGCTGATGAGCTTCCTGATCGGTGGCCTGCGCGCGCCGTTGCCCGAAATTCGCACCAAGTCCGCCCGCAAATCGGGCACGAAGAAGGCGGCGTGA